A window from Esox lucius isolate fEsoLuc1 chromosome 16, fEsoLuc1.pri, whole genome shotgun sequence encodes these proteins:
- the LOC105016624 gene encoding RCC1 and BTB domain-containing protein 1 isoform X3: MVDVTKWPLFSLLGDQVLSSIRQACVFGTSANEVIYITKNDHVWAFGLNCSNCLGTGDSQSSILPKKLDVLCGKKVVSLSYGSGPHVLLASEDGELFAWGHNSYSQLGNGTTNQGVAPVLVSANLLNKRVTEVACGSHHSLALTDAGEVYAWGYNNCGQVGSGSTANQPTPRRVSNCLQNKVVVSITCGQTSSLAVVQNGEVYGWGYNGNGQLGLGNNGNQLTPCRLVGLQGLRVLQIASGYAHSLALTDEGLLYAWGANTYGQLGTGNKSNQLSPVQILTEKERIVEIAACHSTHTSAAKTQSGQVYMWGQCRGQSIVLPFLTLFSCTDDVFACFATPSVTWRLLSLEHDDFLTVAQSLKKEFDSPDTADLKFSVEGKYIHVHKAVLKIRCEHFRSMFQSHWNEDMKEVIEINQFPYPVYRAFLQFLYTDNVDLPPEDAIGLLDLATSYCEKRLKRLCQHTIKRGITVENAFSLLAAAVRYDAEDLEEFCFKFCVNRLTEVTQTAAFWQIEGNLLKQFICRASRCGAFKN; this comes from the exons ATGGTGGATGTGACGAAATGGCCTCTGTTTAGCCTGCTGGGAGACCAGGTGCTGTCATCCATTCGGCAGGCCTGCGTGTTCGGGACCTCTGCCAACGAGGTCATCTACATCACGAAAAACGACCAT GTGTGGGCATTTGGGCTGAACTGCAGTAACTGCCTAGGCACCGGGGACAGCCAGAGCTCCATCCTGCCCAAGAAGCTAGACGTCCTGTGTGGGAAGAAAGTGGTCAGCCTCAGCTACGGGAGTGGGCCCCATGTCCTCCTGGCCTCTGAGG ATGGCGAGCTGTTTGCCTGGGGTCACAACAGCTACAGCCAGCTGGGCAACGGAACCACCAACCAGGGTGTGGCTCCGGTTCTGGTGTCGGCCAACCTGCTCAACAAGAGGGTGACGGAGGTGGCCTGTGGGTCACATCACTCCCTGGCATTGACCGACGCTGGTGAG GTGTATGCGTGGGGGTACAACAACTGTGGCCAGGTCGGGTCAGGCTCCACGGCCAACCAGCCCACCCCCCGACGAGTGTCCAACTGTCTGCAGAACAAGGTGGTGGTCAGCATCACCTGCGGTCAAACCTCCTCCCTGGCTGTGGTCCAGAACGGAGAG GTTTacggctggggctacaatggaAACGGACAACTGGGGCTGGGCAACAACGGGAATCAGCTGACCCCTTGTCGACTGGTGGGTCTGCAGGGACTGCGTGTGTTACAA ATAGCTTCGGGCTACGCCCACTCCCTGGCCCTAACTGATGAGGGCCTGCTGTATGCCTGGGGGGCCAACACCTACGGGCAACTGGGGACGGGCAACAAGAGCAACCAGCTGAGCCCTGTCCAGATCCTGACtgagaaggagag GATCGTAGAGATCGCAGCCTGCCACTCCACACACACGTCCGCAGCCAAGACCCAGAGTGGACAGGTCTACATGTGGGGTCAGTGTCGGGGTCAGTCCATTGTCCTGCCATTCCTCACGCTCTTCTCCTGCACAGACGATGTCTTCGCCTGCTTTGCCACGCCCTCCGTCACGTGGAGACTCCTCTCCCTGG AGCATGATGACTTTCTGACAGTAGCCCAGTCTTTGAAGAAGGAGTTTGACAGTCCGGATACGGCCGACCTAAAGTTCAGTGTGGAGGGCAAATACATCCATGTCCACAAAGCTGTCCTGAAGATCAG GTGTGAGCACTTCCGGTCTATGTTCCAGTCTCATTGGAATGAGGACATGAAGGAGGTGATTGAGATCAACCAGTTCCCCTATCCTGTCTACCGTGCCTTCCTCCAGTTCCTCTACACAGACAACGTAGACCTGCCCCCGGAGGACGCTATTG GTCTGCTCGATCTGGCCACGTCCTACTGTGAGAAACGCCTCAAGCGCCTGTGTCAGCACACCATCAAGAGAGGCATCACCGTGGAGAATGCTTTCTCCCTGCTTGCTGCAGCTGTGCGTTATGATGCAGAG GACCTGGAGGAGTTCTGCTTTAAGTTCTGTGTGAACCGCTTGACAGAGGTGACCCAGACTGCAGCCTTCTGGCAGATTGAGGGTAACCTGCTCAAACAGTTCATCTGCCGAGCCAGCCGCTGCGGAGCCTTCAAGAACTGA
- the LOC105016624 gene encoding RCC1 and BTB domain-containing protein 1 isoform X1, whose protein sequence is MVDVTKWPLFSLLGDQVLSSIRQACVFGTSANEVIYITKNDHVWAFGLNCSNCLGTGDSQSSILPKKLDVLCGKKVVSLSYGSGPHVLLASEDGELFAWGHNSYSQLGNGTTNQGVAPVLVSANLLNKRVTEVACGSHHSLALTDAGEVYAWGYNNCGQVGSGSTANQPTPRRVSNCLQNKVVVSITCGQTSSLAVVQNGEVYGWGYNGNGQLGLGNNGNQLTPCRLVGLQGLRVLQVSTYIYTHKRTHTNLPPGETLLPLQIASGYAHSLALTDEGLLYAWGANTYGQLGTGNKSNQLSPVQILTEKERIVEIAACHSTHTSAAKTQSGQVYMWGQCRGQSIVLPFLTLFSCTDDVFACFATPSVTWRLLSLEHDDFLTVAQSLKKEFDSPDTADLKFSVEGKYIHVHKAVLKIRCEHFRSMFQSHWNEDMKEVIEINQFPYPVYRAFLQFLYTDNVDLPPEDAIGLLDLATSYCEKRLKRLCQHTIKRGITVENAFSLLAAAVRYDAEDLEEFCFKFCVNRLTEVTQTAAFWQIEGNLLKQFICRASRCGAFKN, encoded by the exons ATGGTGGATGTGACGAAATGGCCTCTGTTTAGCCTGCTGGGAGACCAGGTGCTGTCATCCATTCGGCAGGCCTGCGTGTTCGGGACCTCTGCCAACGAGGTCATCTACATCACGAAAAACGACCAT GTGTGGGCATTTGGGCTGAACTGCAGTAACTGCCTAGGCACCGGGGACAGCCAGAGCTCCATCCTGCCCAAGAAGCTAGACGTCCTGTGTGGGAAGAAAGTGGTCAGCCTCAGCTACGGGAGTGGGCCCCATGTCCTCCTGGCCTCTGAGG ATGGCGAGCTGTTTGCCTGGGGTCACAACAGCTACAGCCAGCTGGGCAACGGAACCACCAACCAGGGTGTGGCTCCGGTTCTGGTGTCGGCCAACCTGCTCAACAAGAGGGTGACGGAGGTGGCCTGTGGGTCACATCACTCCCTGGCATTGACCGACGCTGGTGAG GTGTATGCGTGGGGGTACAACAACTGTGGCCAGGTCGGGTCAGGCTCCACGGCCAACCAGCCCACCCCCCGACGAGTGTCCAACTGTCTGCAGAACAAGGTGGTGGTCAGCATCACCTGCGGTCAAACCTCCTCCCTGGCTGTGGTCCAGAACGGAGAG GTTTacggctggggctacaatggaAACGGACAACTGGGGCTGGGCAACAACGGGAATCAGCTGACCCCTTGTCGACTGGTGGGTCTGCAGGGACTGCGTGTGTTACAAGTaagtacatacatatacacacacaaacgcacacacacaaaccttccTCCAGGAGAAACCCTTCTCCCCCTCCAGATAGCTTCGGGCTACGCCCACTCCCTGGCCCTAACTGATGAGGGCCTGCTGTATGCCTGGGGGGCCAACACCTACGGGCAACTGGGGACGGGCAACAAGAGCAACCAGCTGAGCCCTGTCCAGATCCTGACtgagaaggagag GATCGTAGAGATCGCAGCCTGCCACTCCACACACACGTCCGCAGCCAAGACCCAGAGTGGACAGGTCTACATGTGGGGTCAGTGTCGGGGTCAGTCCATTGTCCTGCCATTCCTCACGCTCTTCTCCTGCACAGACGATGTCTTCGCCTGCTTTGCCACGCCCTCCGTCACGTGGAGACTCCTCTCCCTGG AGCATGATGACTTTCTGACAGTAGCCCAGTCTTTGAAGAAGGAGTTTGACAGTCCGGATACGGCCGACCTAAAGTTCAGTGTGGAGGGCAAATACATCCATGTCCACAAAGCTGTCCTGAAGATCAG GTGTGAGCACTTCCGGTCTATGTTCCAGTCTCATTGGAATGAGGACATGAAGGAGGTGATTGAGATCAACCAGTTCCCCTATCCTGTCTACCGTGCCTTCCTCCAGTTCCTCTACACAGACAACGTAGACCTGCCCCCGGAGGACGCTATTG GTCTGCTCGATCTGGCCACGTCCTACTGTGAGAAACGCCTCAAGCGCCTGTGTCAGCACACCATCAAGAGAGGCATCACCGTGGAGAATGCTTTCTCCCTGCTTGCTGCAGCTGTGCGTTATGATGCAGAG GACCTGGAGGAGTTCTGCTTTAAGTTCTGTGTGAACCGCTTGACAGAGGTGACCCAGACTGCAGCCTTCTGGCAGATTGAGGGTAACCTGCTCAAACAGTTCATCTGCCGAGCCAGCCGCTGCGGAGCCTTCAAGAACTGA
- the LOC105016624 gene encoding RCC1 and BTB domain-containing protein 1 isoform X4 encodes MVDVTKWPLFSLLGDQVLSSIRQACVFGTSANEVIYITKNDHVWAFGLNCSNCLGTGDSQSSILPKKLDVLCGKKVVSLSYGSGPHVLLASEDGELFAWGHNSYSQLGNGTTNQGVAPVLVSANLLNKRVTEVACGSHHSLALTDAGEVYAWGYNNCGQVGSGSTANQPTPRRVSNCLQNKVVVSITCGQTSSLAVVQNGEVYGWGYNGNGQLGLGNNGNQLTPCRLVGLQGLRVLQVSTYIYTHKRTHTNLPPGETLLPLQIASGYAHSLALTDEGLLYAWGANTYGQLGTGNKSNQLSPVQILTEKERIVEIAACHSTHTSAAKTQSGQVYMWGQCRGQSIVLPFLTLFSCTDDVFACFATPSVTWRLLSLEHDDFLTVAQSLKKEFDSPDTADLKFSVEGKYIHVHKAVLKIRCEHFRSMFQSHWNEDMKEVIEINQFPYPVYRAFLQFLYTDNVDLPPEDAIGPGGVLL; translated from the exons ATGGTGGATGTGACGAAATGGCCTCTGTTTAGCCTGCTGGGAGACCAGGTGCTGTCATCCATTCGGCAGGCCTGCGTGTTCGGGACCTCTGCCAACGAGGTCATCTACATCACGAAAAACGACCAT GTGTGGGCATTTGGGCTGAACTGCAGTAACTGCCTAGGCACCGGGGACAGCCAGAGCTCCATCCTGCCCAAGAAGCTAGACGTCCTGTGTGGGAAGAAAGTGGTCAGCCTCAGCTACGGGAGTGGGCCCCATGTCCTCCTGGCCTCTGAGG ATGGCGAGCTGTTTGCCTGGGGTCACAACAGCTACAGCCAGCTGGGCAACGGAACCACCAACCAGGGTGTGGCTCCGGTTCTGGTGTCGGCCAACCTGCTCAACAAGAGGGTGACGGAGGTGGCCTGTGGGTCACATCACTCCCTGGCATTGACCGACGCTGGTGAG GTGTATGCGTGGGGGTACAACAACTGTGGCCAGGTCGGGTCAGGCTCCACGGCCAACCAGCCCACCCCCCGACGAGTGTCCAACTGTCTGCAGAACAAGGTGGTGGTCAGCATCACCTGCGGTCAAACCTCCTCCCTGGCTGTGGTCCAGAACGGAGAG GTTTacggctggggctacaatggaAACGGACAACTGGGGCTGGGCAACAACGGGAATCAGCTGACCCCTTGTCGACTGGTGGGTCTGCAGGGACTGCGTGTGTTACAAGTaagtacatacatatacacacacaaacgcacacacacaaaccttccTCCAGGAGAAACCCTTCTCCCCCTCCAGATAGCTTCGGGCTACGCCCACTCCCTGGCCCTAACTGATGAGGGCCTGCTGTATGCCTGGGGGGCCAACACCTACGGGCAACTGGGGACGGGCAACAAGAGCAACCAGCTGAGCCCTGTCCAGATCCTGACtgagaaggagag GATCGTAGAGATCGCAGCCTGCCACTCCACACACACGTCCGCAGCCAAGACCCAGAGTGGACAGGTCTACATGTGGGGTCAGTGTCGGGGTCAGTCCATTGTCCTGCCATTCCTCACGCTCTTCTCCTGCACAGACGATGTCTTCGCCTGCTTTGCCACGCCCTCCGTCACGTGGAGACTCCTCTCCCTGG AGCATGATGACTTTCTGACAGTAGCCCAGTCTTTGAAGAAGGAGTTTGACAGTCCGGATACGGCCGACCTAAAGTTCAGTGTGGAGGGCAAATACATCCATGTCCACAAAGCTGTCCTGAAGATCAG GTGTGAGCACTTCCGGTCTATGTTCCAGTCTCATTGGAATGAGGACATGAAGGAGGTGATTGAGATCAACCAGTTCCCCTATCCTGTCTACCGTGCCTTCCTCCAGTTCCTCTACACAGACAACGTAGACCTGCCCCCGGAGGACGCTATTG GACCTGGAGGAGTTCTGCTTTAA
- the LOC105016624 gene encoding RCC1 and BTB domain-containing protein 1 isoform X2 — translation MVDVTKWPLFSLLGDQVLSSIRQACVFGTSANEVWAFGLNCSNCLGTGDSQSSILPKKLDVLCGKKVVSLSYGSGPHVLLASEDGELFAWGHNSYSQLGNGTTNQGVAPVLVSANLLNKRVTEVACGSHHSLALTDAGEVYAWGYNNCGQVGSGSTANQPTPRRVSNCLQNKVVVSITCGQTSSLAVVQNGEVYGWGYNGNGQLGLGNNGNQLTPCRLVGLQGLRVLQVSTYIYTHKRTHTNLPPGETLLPLQIASGYAHSLALTDEGLLYAWGANTYGQLGTGNKSNQLSPVQILTEKERIVEIAACHSTHTSAAKTQSGQVYMWGQCRGQSIVLPFLTLFSCTDDVFACFATPSVTWRLLSLEHDDFLTVAQSLKKEFDSPDTADLKFSVEGKYIHVHKAVLKIRCEHFRSMFQSHWNEDMKEVIEINQFPYPVYRAFLQFLYTDNVDLPPEDAIGLLDLATSYCEKRLKRLCQHTIKRGITVENAFSLLAAAVRYDAEDLEEFCFKFCVNRLTEVTQTAAFWQIEGNLLKQFICRASRCGAFKN, via the exons ATGGTGGATGTGACGAAATGGCCTCTGTTTAGCCTGCTGGGAGACCAGGTGCTGTCATCCATTCGGCAGGCCTGCGTGTTCGGGACCTCTGCCAACGAG GTGTGGGCATTTGGGCTGAACTGCAGTAACTGCCTAGGCACCGGGGACAGCCAGAGCTCCATCCTGCCCAAGAAGCTAGACGTCCTGTGTGGGAAGAAAGTGGTCAGCCTCAGCTACGGGAGTGGGCCCCATGTCCTCCTGGCCTCTGAGG ATGGCGAGCTGTTTGCCTGGGGTCACAACAGCTACAGCCAGCTGGGCAACGGAACCACCAACCAGGGTGTGGCTCCGGTTCTGGTGTCGGCCAACCTGCTCAACAAGAGGGTGACGGAGGTGGCCTGTGGGTCACATCACTCCCTGGCATTGACCGACGCTGGTGAG GTGTATGCGTGGGGGTACAACAACTGTGGCCAGGTCGGGTCAGGCTCCACGGCCAACCAGCCCACCCCCCGACGAGTGTCCAACTGTCTGCAGAACAAGGTGGTGGTCAGCATCACCTGCGGTCAAACCTCCTCCCTGGCTGTGGTCCAGAACGGAGAG GTTTacggctggggctacaatggaAACGGACAACTGGGGCTGGGCAACAACGGGAATCAGCTGACCCCTTGTCGACTGGTGGGTCTGCAGGGACTGCGTGTGTTACAAGTaagtacatacatatacacacacaaacgcacacacacaaaccttccTCCAGGAGAAACCCTTCTCCCCCTCCAGATAGCTTCGGGCTACGCCCACTCCCTGGCCCTAACTGATGAGGGCCTGCTGTATGCCTGGGGGGCCAACACCTACGGGCAACTGGGGACGGGCAACAAGAGCAACCAGCTGAGCCCTGTCCAGATCCTGACtgagaaggagag GATCGTAGAGATCGCAGCCTGCCACTCCACACACACGTCCGCAGCCAAGACCCAGAGTGGACAGGTCTACATGTGGGGTCAGTGTCGGGGTCAGTCCATTGTCCTGCCATTCCTCACGCTCTTCTCCTGCACAGACGATGTCTTCGCCTGCTTTGCCACGCCCTCCGTCACGTGGAGACTCCTCTCCCTGG AGCATGATGACTTTCTGACAGTAGCCCAGTCTTTGAAGAAGGAGTTTGACAGTCCGGATACGGCCGACCTAAAGTTCAGTGTGGAGGGCAAATACATCCATGTCCACAAAGCTGTCCTGAAGATCAG GTGTGAGCACTTCCGGTCTATGTTCCAGTCTCATTGGAATGAGGACATGAAGGAGGTGATTGAGATCAACCAGTTCCCCTATCCTGTCTACCGTGCCTTCCTCCAGTTCCTCTACACAGACAACGTAGACCTGCCCCCGGAGGACGCTATTG GTCTGCTCGATCTGGCCACGTCCTACTGTGAGAAACGCCTCAAGCGCCTGTGTCAGCACACCATCAAGAGAGGCATCACCGTGGAGAATGCTTTCTCCCTGCTTGCTGCAGCTGTGCGTTATGATGCAGAG GACCTGGAGGAGTTCTGCTTTAAGTTCTGTGTGAACCGCTTGACAGAGGTGACCCAGACTGCAGCCTTCTGGCAGATTGAGGGTAACCTGCTCAAACAGTTCATCTGCCGAGCCAGCCGCTGCGGAGCCTTCAAGAACTGA